Proteins from a genomic interval of Quercus robur chromosome 9, dhQueRobu3.1, whole genome shotgun sequence:
- the LOC126698373 gene encoding uncharacterized protein LOC126698373, giving the protein MANQYLKRIFHNNHYTKKLLKGQGTCQSYVYGILNRFQWQRSKADKAEADLLKEATDASQVSLRSKVEKMEDDSRLSKYSSDEEDFTDGKWKLELAWLTKALEPALQLCRWALPTGDGIGNKSLPSSRSVSEIIASIQRSKIGIEDWSLSDLTIGLYLIYLRQVATKPFEDVKGVQISSDSIVHDLIYHLELAKGSYKDSPAMLARNSMLRESNVLKFVKSSSVMRPGYYIGIDNRRKLVILGIRGTQTVYDLITDIVSSSDGEMTFEGYSTHFGTAEAARWFLFHEMGTIRNCLEKYEGYRLRLVGHSLGGATASLLAIMLRRKSYMELGFSPDIVSAVGYATPPCVSRELAENCSDFVTTVVMQDDIVPRLSAASLTRLRNEILQTDWMSVIEKEDWKNVIGLVTNAKQVVSSVQDVARKLADYTKFRNNDTSSESSFTKESTTATVLPITSNTAKENAVVIEKEGAVSAVPQELFVPGTLFYLKRNPDTEAGRGGEYFTLLKRHPGEHFQRIVLSNNLISNHKCDSHLYALRDVLKGFPGPKDEAIFR; this is encoded by the exons atggCAAACCAATACCTGAAGCGTATCTTCCATAACAATC ATTATACCAAAAAATTGCTGAAGGGACAGGGAACTTGTCAGAGTTATGTGTATGGTATTCTTAATCGGTTTCAGTGGCAACGGTCAAAAGCAGATAAAGCAGAAGCAGATTTACTAAAAGAAGCTACGGATGCATCTCAAGTTTCTTTGAGGTCTAAAGTTGAGAAGATGGAAGATGATTCTAGGCTCAGCAAATACAGTTCTGATGAGGAAGATTTCACTGATGGAAAGTGGAAGTTAGAACTTGCTTGGCTCACAAAAGCCCTTGAACCAGCCCTGCAATTGTGTAGGTGGGCTCTGCCAACAG GAGATGGAATCGGAAACAAATCCTTACCCAGTAGTCGATCTGTTTCAGAAATCATTGCAAGCATTCAACGGAGTAAGATTGGGATTGAGGATTGGAGCTTGAGTGACCTTACCATTGGCTTGTATCTTATTTATCTCCGTCAAGTAGCTACAAAACCATTTGAAGATGTTAAGGGTGTTCAGATATCATCAGATTCAATA GTGCATGATCTCATCTACCACCTAGAGTTAGCGAAAGGTTCTTATAAGGATAGTCCTGCTATGCTTGCAAGGAACAGCATGCTTCGAGAAAGCAATGTTTTGAAGTTTGTAAAAAGTTCCAGTGTGATGAGGCCTGGATATTATATTGGGATTGATAATCGTAGGAAACTAGTGATTCTTGGAATTCGTGGAACTCAGACTGTCTATGACCTTATCACTGATATTGTTTCTTCAAGTGATGGAGAAATGACATTTGAAGGTTATTCCACTCACTTTGGCACTGCTGAAGCTGCTCGTTGGTTTCTCTTTCATGAGATGGGAACCATTAGGAACTGCTTGGAGAAATATGAG GGATATAGGTTAAGGCTTGTGGGTCATTCTCTCGGAGGTGCCACAGCTTCTTTATTAGCAATAATGCTTCGCAGAAAGTCATACATGGAACTCGGATTTAGCCCTGATATTGTTTCTGCTGTTGGATATGCAACTCCACCTTGTGTTTCCAGAGAACTTGCAGAAAACTGTTCTGATTTTGTTACAACTGTTGTCATGCAG GATGATATTGTACCTAGGTTAAGTGCAGCTTCTCTAACAAGGCTGAGGAACGAAATCCTTCAAACTGATTG GATGAGTGTGATTGAGAAGGAAGACTGGAAAAATGTAATAGGTCTGGTTACAAATGCAAAGCAAGTTGTGTCTTCAGTGCAAGATGTAGCTCGAAAGCTTGCTGATTATACAAAATTCAGGAACAATGACACTTCCTCTG AAAGTTCATTTACAAAGGAGTCAACTACTGCCACTGTATTACCTATTACCTCCAACACAGCAAAAGAGAATGCTGTTGTCATTGAAAAGGAAGGAGCTGTCTCTGCAGTGCCTCAGGAGTTATTTGTACCAGGAACTCTTTTCTATCTAAAGAGGAATCCGGACACTGAGGCTGGCAGAGGCGGGGAGTATTTCACACTTTTGAAAAGGCATCCAGGGGAACATTTCCAGAGGATAGTGCTCTCAAACAACTTAATTTCAAACCACAAGTGTGATAGCCATTTATATGCTTTAAGAGATGTACTCAAAGGCTTCCCAGGACCCAAGGACGAAGCCATTTTCAGATGA
- the LOC126698376 gene encoding pentatricopeptide repeat-containing protein At1g06143-like, producing MKSITNFNHFSVPKPLQHILTRKQSILDQLKTCSNLKNLGSVFASMIKTNANQDCFLVNQFISACSNFLRIDYAILAFTHMENPNIFVYNAMIRGFVHCFHPTQALECYIHMLRVEVMPTSYTFSSLIKSCASLSALGFGEAVHCHIWRNGLNSHVFVQTALIDFYSNFGKIGRSRRAFDEMPKRDVYAWTTMVSAYVRTGDLSSARGLFEEMPERNTATWNTMIDGYARMGNFDSAELLFNQMSVRDIISWTTMIACYSQHQKFREALAIFNEMTRNGIHPDEVTMATVISACAHLGALDLGKEIHLYILQNGFDVDVYIGSALIDMYAKCGSLDRSLSVFFKLREKNLFCWNSVIDGLAVHGYADEALKMFRGMEREKIKPNGITFISVLSACTHAGLVEEGRRMFLSMTDDYSIIPEVGHYGCMVDLLSKAGLFKDALELIRSMKVEPNNIIWGALLGGCKVHRNLEIAQVAVKELMALEPNNSGHYNLLVNMYAEVNRWGEVGKIRAAMKNIGVEKKCPGSSWIEMERKIHQFAASDKSHPASSEIYLLLAELGGQLKLVGHVHELIWRDLA from the coding sequence ATGAAATCCATAACTAACTTTAACCACTTTTCAGTTCCAAAACCACTCCAACACATACTCACTCGGAAACAATCTATACTTGATCAGTTAAAGACATGTTCCAACCTAAAGAACCTGGGATCTGTGTTTGCCTCTATGATCAAAACCAACGCAAACCAAGATTGTTTTTTAGTGAACCAATTTATTAGCGCCTGCTCCAACTTTTTGCGAATAGATTACGCAATTTTAGCATTTACCCACATGGAAAATCCCAATATTTTTGTCTACAATGCAATGATAAGGGgatttgttcattgttttcacCCAACTCAAGCTTTGGAATGTTACATACATATGTTGAGAGTTGAAGTTATGCCAACAAGTTATACGTTTTCATCGTTGATTAAGTCTTGTGCTTCGCTTTCAGCTTTGGGTTTTGGTGAAGCTGTGCATTGTCACATCTGGAGAAATGGGTTGAATTCACATGTGTTTGTTCAGACTGCTTTGATTGATTTCTATTCGAATTTTGGCAAAATTGGTAGATCAAGAAGGGCGTTTGATGAAATGCCTAAGAGAGATGTTTATGCATGGACTACGATGGTTTCTGCTTATGTCCGTACGGGGGATTTGAGTTCTGCAAGGGGATTGTTTGAGGAGATGCCTGAGAGGAATACTGCTACATGGAACACTATGATTGATGGATATGCAAGAATGGGGAATTTCGATTCTGCAGAGTTGTTGTTCAATCAGATGTCTGTAAGGGATATAATCTCATGGACAACCATGATCGCTTGCTATTCTCAGCACCAGAAATTTAGAGAAGCATTAGCAATATTTAATGAAATGACGAGGAATGGGATCCATCCTGATGAAGTGACCATGGCAACTGTTATATCAGCTTGTGCCCATCTTGGAGCTCTTGATTTAGGAAAGGAAATTCATCTTTATATATTGCAGAATGGATTTGATGTTGATGTTTATATTGGGTCTGCGCTTATTGATATGTATGCCAAGTGTGGGAGCTTAGATAGGTCACTTTCAGTGTTCTTCAAGTTGCGGgagaaaaacttgttttgttggAATTCAGTTATAGACGGGCTTGCAGTTCATGGGTATGCAGATGAAGCACTAAAGATGTTTAGGGGAATGGAGAGGGAGAAGATCAAACCTAATGGAATTACTTTTATTAGTGTTCTAAGTGCCTGCACTCATGCAGGACTTGTTGAAGAAGGCCGAAGGATGTTTTTGAGCATGACAGATGATTACTCAATCATTCCTGAAGTTGGACACTATGGATGTATGGTTGATCTATTGAGCAAAGCAGGCTTGTTTAAAGATGCACTAGAGTTGATAAGAAGCATGAAAGTTGAACCAAACAACATTATATGGGGGGCCTTGTTAGGTGGGTGCAAGGTCCACAGAAACTTGGAGATTGCTCAAGTTGCTGTTAAGGAACTGATGGCTTTGGAGCCAAACAACAGTGGCCATTACAATCTTCTGGTTAACATGTATGCTGAAGTGAATAGATGGGGTGAGGTTGGAAAAATCCGGGCAGCCATGAAGAATATAGGAGTGGAAAAGAAATGTCCTGGATCCAGTTGGATTGAAATGGAAAGGAAGATTCATCAGTTTGCAGCATCTGATAAATCTCACCCAGCTTCTAGTGAAATTTACCTATTGCTGGCAGAATTAGGTGGGCAACTGAAGCTAGTTGGCCATGTACATGAACTAATTTGGAGGGATTTAGCGTGA
- the LOC126698377 gene encoding uncharacterized protein LOC126698377, protein MSVIKDRVVNKFKVHISRYQASRAKGRAKELVHGTFTEQYAQLGDYCEELLRSNPGSTILISTNRPQPHLQPKFERLYVCLDACKRGFLAACRPFIGVDGCHLKGEYPGQILTAVGKDGNNGVYPIAFAVVEEETKDSWTWFMKRLLDDIGSLRDEGWTFMSDQQKGLTQMFDELMPGVDHRFCVRHLYNNFSKDYKGKLLKDRMWAAARATNMSEFQFEMGKIKKLNIKAWEWLVGKEPRFWTRAAFRRYPKCDALTNNGCENFNSQILEYRDKPIITMLEEIRLHLMAYYIKKKEKITRYHDPICPRIQNKLETEKINSTDWVPVWCGDSNESKFEVSKLPDKYVVDIKQRTCSCGSWDLTGIPCAHSIAALGYMGHTIEDYVHHCYSMESLTQTYGSCIYPISGPKLWPRSDRETILPPKKIRQGGRPKKKRKKELGELNNPYKMKRRIGHVKCSQCGTVGHNKRRCNPATQASKQLRVREPNVTTHSLENQEHGTSSSHVEPTNRAAPPP, encoded by the exons ATGTCCGTTATCAAAGACCGAGTTGTAAATAAGTTTAAGGTTCATATTAGTAGGTATCAAGCATCTAGAGCAAAAGGTAGGGCTAAAGAATTAGTGCATGGAACTTTTACAGAACAATATGCCCAGTTGGGGGATTACTGTGAAGAATTGTTGAGAAGCAACCCTGGGTCTACTATACTAATCTCTACCAATAGACCTCAACCACACTTGCAGCCAAAATTTGAGAGATTATATGTATGTTTGGATGCTTGTAAGAGAGGCTTTTTAGCTGCTTGTAGGCCTTTCATTGGTGTTGATGGATGTCATTTGAAGGGTGAGTATCCAGGACAGATCTTGACAGCAGTTGGCAAAGATGGCAATAATGGTGTTTACCCAATTGCATTTGCCGTGGTTGAGGAAGAAACAAAGGACTCATGGACATGGTTCATGAAAAGGTTGCTTGATGATATTGGAAGTTTAAGGGATGAAGGGTGGACCTTCATGTCTGATCAGCAAAAG GGATTAACACAAATGTTTGATGAGCTCATGCCAGGTGTGGACCATCGATTTTGTGTTCGACATCTATATAATAACTTTAGTAAGGATTATAAAGGTAAGCTACTAAAGGATCGCATGTGGGCAGCTGCTAGGGCCACTAACATGTCTGAGTTTCAGTTTGAAATGGGGAAGATCAAGAAATTAAACATAAAGGCATGGGAATGGTTGGTAGGAAAGGAACCTAGGTTTTGGACAAGAGCAGCTTTTAGAAGGTATCCCAAGTGTGATGCACTAACCAACAATggatgtgaaaattttaattctcaAATATTGGAGTATAGGGATAAACCAATAATTACTATGTTGGAGGAGATTAGATTGCATCTGATGGCTTATTATAttaagaagaaggagaaaattACAAGGTATCATGACCCTATATGTCCTAGAATCCAAAACAAGTTAGAGActgaaaaaattaatagtacAGATTGGGTTCCAGTTTGGTGTGGGGATAGCAATGAATCAAAGTTTGAAGTATCAAAATTGCCTGATAAGTATGTAGTTGACATAAAGCAGCGTACATGCTCATGTGGATCATGGGACTTAACTGGGATTCCTTGTGCACATTCTATAGCTGCATTGGGATATATGGGTCACACAATTGAAGATTATGTGCATCATTGCTATAGTATGGAGTCCTTAACCCAGACTTATGGGTCATGTATATACCCTATTAGTGGTCCTAAGTTGTGGCCACGGAGTGACAGAGAAACCATACTCCCTCCTAAAAAAATAAGACAAGGGGGAAGGcctaaaaagaagagaaagaaggaacTTGGTGAGCTAAACAATCCATATAAGATGAAGAGGAGAATTGGTCATGTTAAATGTAGCCAATGTGGGACAGTAGGCCATAACAAGAGGAGGTGCAATCCCGCTACTCAAGCTAGCAAACAACTTCGA GTGAGAGAGCCAAATGTAACAACACATAGTTTGGAAAACCAAGAACATGGGACATCTTCAAGCCATGTAGAACCTACTAATAGGGCAGCACCTCCACCGTAA